The following are encoded in a window of Roseimaritima ulvae genomic DNA:
- a CDS encoding SMI1/KNR4 family protein: protein MIINDNWFSDRHPGVTSEQVSAINAMLQAPLSSSELTDLAKLHAKVPGGTPANEWQIAVRNLPDSYVDLLRVSHGGCLTHGEREIAFFEDRSLREYLLHYEFPVYMPGSLPFGLNGGGVFYIFDMREPARNGEFPILVAHSSCLGYDDATLIAKDIHELLCDTTNVEHLM from the coding sequence ATGATCATCAACGATAATTGGTTCTCTGACCGCCATCCTGGAGTGACATCCGAGCAGGTATCCGCCATAAACGCTATGTTGCAGGCCCCACTGAGTTCATCAGAACTTACAGACCTCGCGAAGCTGCACGCCAAGGTTCCCGGCGGTACGCCTGCAAATGAATGGCAAATCGCTGTTCGCAACCTGCCCGATAGCTACGTCGATTTACTCCGCGTTTCGCATGGTGGCTGCTTGACTCATGGTGAACGTGAAATCGCATTCTTCGAGGACAGATCGCTTCGCGAGTATCTGCTGCACTACGAGTTTCCTGTCTATATGCCGGGATCGCTACCGTTTGGCTTAAATGGTGGCGGAGTGTTCTACATCTTTGACATGCGGGAACCCGCACGCAACGGCGAGTTTCCAATTCTTGTTGCTCACTCATCTTGCCTTGGGTACGATGATGCCACACTGATCGCCAAGGACATTCACGAGCTACTTTGCGACACAACCAACGTCGAACACTTGATGTGA